The Desulfovermiculus halophilus DSM 18834 genome includes the window GCCCGTGAGGCCCTATCCGGGGAGAAGGGAGTTCCTGCGGCCCCTGAAGGTCCCGCGGCCCGGCCGGTGTCCTCTGCCGGCACCCACCGGGGTGTGGCCCATCCCCCAGACGCCAAGACCGGGGCCGTGCGCATCCGCATGGAGGACGTGGTCCTTTCCATCCATGGCCGCCGCATCCTCGGCCCCTTGTCCTGGACCCTGCGCTCCGGGGAAAACTGGCTGATCCACGGACCGAACGGATCCGGCAAGAGCACCCTGCTTCACCTCCTGGCCGGAGAGATCCACCAGTCCGCAGGGACTATAACCCGGCACCCTCCCCTGCACAGCACAAGCCTGCAGTCCCTGCGCCGGGATGTGGGGCTGTTCACCCCTGGGCTGCTCTGTGCCCATCAGCGCTCCCAGACCGGACTGCAGACCGTGCTCAGCGGACTGCGGGGGCAAATCGGACACCGGGACCGGTTCACCCCGGAGGAAGAAGACCAGGCAAGATCCTGGCTGCAGGCCCTGGACTGCGAGCATCTGGCCGCCCAGGACATCACCACCCTGTCCTCAGGCCAGTTGCGCCGGGTGCTCCTGGCCCGGTCCCTGGTCCACAACCCTTGTCTTCTCCTGTTGGATGAACCATGCGCAGGCCTGGACCGGAAAGCCAGACAGGACCTCCTCGTCCTCCTCGACCGCCTGGCCCAGGACCGGGTCCAGATGGTCATGGTCAGTCACCGCCCCCAGGACACAGTCTCGGCTATCAACCGTTCGGCGTCCCTGATAGACGGCATGCTCCCCGGCCTCGCCTGATCCTCGGCATTGGCGGGATTGGAATCAGGATCCGTTGCTGCGCTGCCTCCACAAATATATGCCCACCAGCAGCAGGACTATGACCGTGGCCATGATCACTTTGGAGTAGGGCAGGACGGCCTCCCAGAAGGTGCTTCCCGAGTCGTCTTCAGCTCGATAGACATTCTCCGGAGTGATGTCCAGAGAGTCCATTGCCTGGAGGACATCCGGGGCATACCGGCTGTACATGGACTCCGGCAGATAGGCGCTGGCAACCAGCACGTCCTGATTTAGGTACCAGACCGCCTTGAGCAGGACCATGTCCGTCTCGCCCATCCGAAACCTGGTTTCAGCCCTGTATTCATGCCGCCGGGGATCATACTGCGCAGAGACCAGTTCGTTGTTGCTCACTCCCGGCTGCTCTTTCTGCAGGCTTGTCTTCACCCGCTCGTTCATTTCCTGGATCTCGCCGCTGTCCACGCGCAGGCCTTCCCGGTGGCTGATCAAGATGTACGGATAGCTGAACCATTCCTTGGACTCCAATTGCAGGGCATAGTCGTAGTCCAGCCTTTTGCTCTCCGTGTCTATCTCCATGGCCTGGGCCAGGCTCTCCATTCTTTTCCGCAGGACATCTCCGGGCACCTGGACCCACTGGGCCGGCAACTGGAGACCAAATCCTGCTTCCGGAAATGAAAACCTCTTGGCCTGTGCCTTCACCGCTGCGCACATGACCACTGCTGCCACCAGCGCACAACAGCAGCCGAACATCCATTGTCTGCTCATCCCTCTCTCCCGCTTTATGCAGTTTGTCTTGCGCGTTTTTGCTTTTTTGGCCCTCTGACCCCGGG containing:
- a CDS encoding ATP-binding cassette domain-containing protein, which codes for MHTSTATDSDSSALLCLEQASVRRQGRTVLDRISFTLHRDQNLLILGPNGAGKSTFLSLLRGDIWPLAHNGHPPRRFSVRGRWQVSPLGWKEATSLISPELELRFRQLHNLSCAQVISSGLDDSLRPLCFVGKEQTEKVQDQAAAFGLNHLLDRPFAALSSGEAQKALAARAMIRDPQLLFWDEMGTGLDPQARKQMSSVLSTLIHRGVQIVAATHWPDELAPLVPQVVVIRDKGLHGPLPAREALSGEKGVPAAPEGPAARPVSSAGTHRGVAHPPDAKTGAVRIRMEDVVLSIHGRRILGPLSWTLRSGENWLIHGPNGSGKSTLLHLLAGEIHQSAGTITRHPPLHSTSLQSLRRDVGLFTPGLLCAHQRSQTGLQTVLSGLRGQIGHRDRFTPEEEDQARSWLQALDCEHLAAQDITTLSSGQLRRVLLARSLVHNPCLLLLDEPCAGLDRKARQDLLVLLDRLAQDRVQMVMVSHRPQDTVSAINRSASLIDGMLPGLA